One region of Glutamicibacter sp. B1 genomic DNA includes:
- a CDS encoding GNAT family N-acetyltransferase, with translation MAKWPCKTGDVRCPCPVSCPESRKRRSTHDQCPCFVRPLKPSDENRWRALFREYRALYQLEESEEVVARVWGWFMASGHECQAPVAESPDGIVAIGHYRRFARPSTGTVGLWLDDLFTAPEARNIGAARAMIQRLTELAGAEGHSVVRWITAQDNHQAQGLYEQVPVRARWLTYDAAPAPVPASGQETR, from the coding sequence GTGGCAAAGTGGCCGTGCAAAACCGGAGACGTCCGGTGCCCATGTCCTGTGTCTTGCCCAGAGTCCAGAAAGCGCCGAAGTACCCATGACCAATGTCCCTGTTTTGTCCGTCCGCTCAAGCCCTCCGATGAAAACCGGTGGCGTGCGCTGTTCCGCGAATATCGGGCCTTATACCAGCTTGAAGAATCCGAAGAAGTCGTTGCGCGGGTCTGGGGATGGTTCATGGCCTCCGGGCATGAATGCCAGGCCCCGGTTGCCGAGTCGCCGGACGGCATCGTGGCCATCGGCCACTACCGCCGTTTCGCGCGTCCTTCCACCGGTACTGTCGGCTTGTGGCTGGATGACCTTTTCACCGCCCCTGAAGCCCGAAACATCGGAGCCGCGCGTGCAATGATCCAGCGGCTCACGGAATTAGCGGGAGCGGAGGGCCATTCAGTCGTGCGGTGGATTACTGCCCAGGACAACCATCAGGCGCAGGGGCTCTACGAGCAGGTCCCGGTCCGCGCACGCTGGTTGACCTATGACGCTGCACCAGCGCCCGTGCCGGCTTCGGGACAGGAAACCCGATGA
- a CDS encoding aminotransferase class I/II-fold pyridoxal phosphate-dependent enzyme, whose product MNLSPGSPSTSFHAHRDWVAAWRTTIKRDLPSQPPPLVGDAELRSLIADHLRAVRGVQCSFEDIVVTAGTSDGLGLLLQGLRAQGPRGARIATENPGYPTARRVISGLGALPIQVKDGGMDPDSLMQSHEPFDAVLLTPSHQYPLGGRLPVSARLALLAWANDTGTFLIEDDYDSEFRHGPLPC is encoded by the coding sequence ATCAATCTCTCCCCGGGCAGCCCCTCGACCAGTTTCCACGCACACCGCGACTGGGTAGCTGCTTGGCGCACCACCATCAAACGCGATCTTCCCTCCCAGCCGCCGCCACTGGTAGGCGATGCGGAGCTTCGCTCGCTGATCGCCGATCATCTGCGCGCCGTGCGAGGTGTCCAGTGCAGTTTCGAGGACATCGTGGTCACGGCAGGCACCAGCGACGGACTTGGCCTGCTGCTGCAAGGGCTGCGGGCCCAAGGTCCGCGGGGCGCGCGAATCGCGACCGAGAATCCTGGCTACCCCACGGCCAGAAGGGTCATCAGCGGCCTGGGCGCGCTCCCGATCCAGGTCAAGGACGGCGGCATGGACCCGGACTCGCTCATGCAAAGTCACGAGCCGTTCGACGCCGTGCTACTCACGCCCAGCCATCAGTACCCGCTCGGCGGCAGGCTGCCGGTCTCGGCACGTCTGGCACTGCTCGCATGGGCGAATGACACCGGCACGTTCCTCATCGAGGACGACTACGATAGCGAGTTCCGGCACGGCCCGTTACCTTGTTGA
- a CDS encoding GntR family transcriptional regulator: MNLVLQNARAPEHTARQHLTEQLRAALLSGQVSAGDPLPSTRTLASMMRVSRGAVVSVYEDLAGRDMFSASPVRAPSSRMPFHPQRQWPRPLRRSTHQEVPDLPRPAMPLQRSISPRAAPRPVSTHTATG, encoded by the coding sequence ATGAACCTCGTGCTCCAGAATGCGCGGGCACCCGAGCACACTGCACGACAGCATCTGACCGAGCAATTGCGCGCAGCGCTGCTCTCGGGGCAGGTCAGCGCCGGTGATCCCCTGCCATCGACCCGCACCCTTGCATCCATGATGCGAGTCTCGCGTGGCGCCGTCGTGTCCGTGTACGAGGACCTGGCCGGGAGGGATATGTTCTCAGCGTCCCCGGTTCGGGCACCTTCGTCGCGGATGCCTTTCCACCCGCAGCGGCAGTGGCCGCGCCCACTGCGCCGCAGCACGCACCAAGAAGTTCCGGATCTTCCGCGTCCGGCCATGCCTCTGCAAAGATCAATCTCTCCCCGGGCAGCCCCTCGACCAGTTTCCACGCACACCGCGACTGGGTAG
- a CDS encoding GNAT family N-acetyltransferase: MRANEYGQPIDEPVAGWAPARLPDAATITGRYCTSEQLDPDRHADSLYAAYSDAFDARDWTYLPYGAFATPGAYRDWAIAASESHDPRHYAVVDHSAGRALGTIALMRHDPGNGAIEVGQVVFSRFLQRTPIATEAQYLLMRYVFDDLGYRRYEWKCDSLNAPSRRAAERLGFLYEGTFRQAAVYRGRNRDTAWFALTDGDWPSVREAFEQWLARGSFAADGRQRISLQTR, from the coding sequence ATGAGGGCCAATGAGTACGGCCAGCCCATTGACGAACCGGTCGCGGGCTGGGCACCGGCCAGGCTCCCGGATGCCGCAACGATTACGGGGCGATATTGCACGTCCGAGCAGCTGGACCCTGACCGGCACGCGGACAGCCTCTATGCCGCATACTCGGATGCTTTCGATGCACGGGACTGGACCTACCTGCCCTACGGTGCCTTTGCCACGCCGGGAGCCTACCGCGACTGGGCAATCGCAGCTTCGGAAAGCCACGATCCCAGGCACTATGCCGTTGTCGATCATTCCGCCGGGCGGGCCCTCGGCACCATCGCGCTGATGCGGCATGACCCTGGCAACGGGGCAATCGAGGTAGGGCAGGTCGTCTTCTCCCGCTTCCTGCAGCGCACCCCGATCGCGACTGAGGCGCAGTATCTACTCATGCGGTACGTCTTCGACGATCTCGGATACCGCAGGTATGAGTGGAAATGCGACAGCCTCAACGCGCCCTCCCGCAGGGCGGCGGAACGCTTGGGTTTCCTCTACGAGGGAACATTCCGTCAGGCGGCGGTCTACCGAGGACGGAATCGTGACACCGCTTGGTTTGCCCTCACCGACGGTGATTGGCCGTCGGTGCGCGAAGCGTTTGAGCAGTGGCTCGCCCGCGGCAGCTTCGCCGCAGACGGCCGTCAGCGCATCTCCTTGCAGACCCGCTGA
- a CDS encoding bifunctional SulP family inorganic anion transporter/carbonic anhydrase, producing the protein MAGLIAAVVGGIVAGCLGGSPLQVSGPAAGLTVIVAGLVDQFGWQVTCAITLAAGVLQILLGISRVGRAALAISPVVVHAMLAGIGITIVLQQLHVVLGSTPSGDAFGNLMSIPESFRDANPQAMILGASVIAILLSWKKLPRFFQQIPGQLAAVVLVTLLSIGFGDSVERIKFDGSLLEAISAPVLPQGMWGAVFIGILTVALIASVESLLCAVAVDKMQSGPRTNFNRELIGQGAANMASGALGGLPVTGVIVRSAANVDAGARTRASAVLHGLWVLVFSIFLAPVIMMVPQSVLAGLLVIIGVQLVKFAHIKTALRTGDFLVYFVTVTLVVFANLLEGVLVGVGLAMALVLFRVARSSVNTQRLPMQDGRAVWRVGIEGSCSFLSLPRINRELYSIPASATVLLHIEADFIDFSVLEAVEAWRSQHESNGGIVHVEDYGTRRLTDAAQGSPRRGFSTGVLSSGLAAWKRWQHPDVASGNSNVDGLPVLRGVSKYHQHNAALMMQDAKLLAQGQDPSTLFLTCVDSRVVPNVITSSGPGDMLTVRNMGNSVGGAGSDLSFEAALEFAIDRLDVNTITVCGHSNCGAMTALLGNDHLNDEGDAPVDQWLKGMFESRQALSTEHPVRLDAEAAGYSRIDQLALVNVAVQLENLSKHPRISARVAEGSLNLVGLFYDLSTAAVVRVSAQGIEQPDLLKQD; encoded by the coding sequence ATGGCCGGACTCATAGCTGCGGTTGTGGGCGGTATTGTTGCTGGTTGCCTTGGAGGATCACCACTTCAGGTGAGTGGGCCGGCTGCAGGGCTGACCGTTATCGTAGCTGGATTGGTAGACCAATTCGGTTGGCAGGTTACATGCGCAATCACTCTTGCTGCAGGAGTACTCCAAATTCTGTTGGGCATCAGTCGCGTTGGCCGTGCAGCGCTGGCCATCTCACCCGTGGTTGTTCATGCCATGCTCGCCGGCATTGGGATCACGATCGTCTTGCAACAGCTACATGTCGTCCTGGGATCCACTCCAAGTGGCGATGCGTTTGGTAATCTCATGTCTATTCCCGAGAGCTTCAGAGACGCTAACCCTCAGGCCATGATTCTTGGTGCAAGCGTGATAGCGATCCTTCTTTCCTGGAAAAAGCTCCCGCGGTTTTTTCAGCAGATCCCCGGACAACTAGCCGCCGTGGTGCTTGTGACACTTCTATCGATTGGGTTCGGCGATTCTGTTGAACGCATCAAGTTCGACGGTTCTCTATTGGAAGCCATCAGCGCCCCAGTGTTGCCTCAGGGCATGTGGGGAGCTGTATTCATCGGCATTCTGACCGTGGCGTTGATTGCCAGCGTCGAATCGTTACTGTGCGCTGTGGCCGTCGATAAAATGCAGTCCGGACCGAGAACCAACTTTAATCGCGAACTCATTGGTCAGGGCGCAGCAAACATGGCTTCTGGCGCGCTCGGAGGACTACCAGTCACGGGCGTCATCGTTCGGAGCGCTGCCAATGTTGATGCAGGAGCCCGTACACGCGCATCTGCTGTCTTGCATGGCTTGTGGGTCCTGGTATTCTCCATTTTTCTCGCCCCGGTGATCATGATGGTTCCGCAGTCTGTGCTGGCAGGCCTGCTCGTTATTATCGGCGTTCAGTTAGTCAAATTCGCTCACATCAAGACTGCTTTGCGTACTGGAGACTTCTTGGTCTATTTTGTAACAGTCACTCTGGTAGTTTTCGCTAACCTGCTCGAAGGTGTGCTTGTGGGCGTCGGACTTGCCATGGCGTTAGTCTTGTTCAGGGTCGCCCGTAGTTCAGTCAACACGCAACGACTTCCGATGCAAGATGGCCGCGCAGTCTGGAGAGTAGGCATAGAGGGTTCCTGCAGTTTCCTGTCTCTTCCCCGTATAAATCGCGAGCTCTACTCAATTCCTGCCAGTGCGACCGTGTTGCTCCACATCGAAGCTGATTTCATTGATTTTTCTGTTCTCGAAGCTGTCGAAGCATGGCGAAGCCAACACGAAAGCAATGGAGGAATTGTTCATGTTGAAGACTACGGGACGCGTCGTCTGACCGACGCTGCACAAGGTTCTCCTAGACGCGGTTTTTCCACTGGCGTCTTGAGCAGTGGCCTAGCTGCCTGGAAACGCTGGCAACATCCAGACGTGGCTTCTGGCAATTCAAACGTGGACGGTTTGCCCGTGTTACGTGGAGTGAGCAAATACCATCAGCACAACGCTGCGTTGATGATGCAAGATGCAAAACTGCTGGCGCAGGGGCAGGATCCCTCCACCCTGTTCCTTACTTGCGTGGATTCACGGGTAGTCCCCAATGTCATCACTTCGAGTGGCCCTGGTGACATGTTGACTGTTCGCAACATGGGCAATTCTGTCGGTGGAGCAGGCAGTGACCTGTCTTTTGAGGCCGCCCTTGAATTCGCAATTGACCGACTCGATGTCAATACCATCACCGTTTGTGGTCATTCAAATTGTGGTGCCATGACCGCCCTTCTCGGAAATGATCACCTAAACGACGAGGGTGACGCTCCGGTTGATCAATGGCTGAAAGGCATGTTTGAGAGTCGCCAAGCATTGTCAACAGAACACCCCGTTCGGCTGGATGCCGAAGCCGCAGGATACTCTCGTATCGATCAGCTTGCCCTAGTGAACGTTGCTGTTCAGTTGGAGAATCTGTCAAAGCACCCGCGAATAAGTGCTCGTGTTGCTGAGGGATCGCTAAATCTGGTCGGCTTATTCTACGACTTGTCCACTGCTGCTGTCGTCCGAGTCTCTGCCCAAGGTATCGAGCAACCAGATCTTTTGAAACAAGACTGA